A genomic segment from Gorilla gorilla gorilla isolate KB3781 chromosome 3, NHGRI_mGorGor1-v2.1_pri, whole genome shotgun sequence encodes:
- the LOC101128800 gene encoding NADH dehydrogenase [ubiquinone] 1 beta subcomplex subunit 4-like yields MSFPKYKPSSLATPPETLDPAEYNISLETRRVQAERLAIRARLKREYLLQYSDPNRRGLIENPALIRWAYARTTNVYPNFRPTPKNSLMGALCGFGPLIFIYYIIKTERDRKEKLIQEGKLDRTFHLSY; encoded by the coding sequence ATGTCATTCCCAAAGTATAAGCCGTCGAGCCTGGCCACTCCGCCTGAGACCCTCGACCCAGCCGAATACAACATATCTCTGGAAACCCGGCGGGTGCAAGCCGAGCGGTTGGCCATAAGAGCCCGGCTGAAACGAGAGTACCTGCTTCAGTACAGCGATCCCAACCGTCGAGGGCTCATCGAAAATCCTGCCTTGATTCGTTGGGCCTATGCAAGAACAACAAATGTCTATCCTAATTTCAGACCCACTCCTAAAAACTCACTCATGGGAGCTCTGTGTGGATTTGGGCCCCTCATCTTCATTTATTATATTATCAAAACTGAGAGGGATAGGAAAGAAAAACTTATCCAGGAAGGAAAATTGGATCGAACATTTCACCTTTCATATTAA